Within Hydrogenoanaerobacterium saccharovorans, the genomic segment TCTTTGGCGTTTTGTGCTTCAGGTGCAATTTCATCTTTATATTTGGCGTTCAGCTCTTGGAACAGACGGCGCGCTGTAAGAACTTCTTCGTCTTCGGTGTCGCCGTAGCTGGTAGCTTCATGAATCATATCTTCGCTGTAACCTTGGCGGCGCATCTCATATTTTGCCATAAATTCGGCGTTACCGCCCAGCATAATATCGGTACCGCGCCCTGCCATGTTGGTGGCAATGGTAACCGCACCGGGTTTGCCTGCCTGTGCAACAATTTCTGCCTCTTTTTCGTGGTACTTCGCGTTGAGTACCTCGTGCTTGATGCCGCGTTTTTTCAGCATGGACGAAAGCAGTTCGGAACGCTCAATGGAAATGGTACCCACCAGAACGGGCTGCTGTTTTTCATGGCAAGCCGCTATTTGATCGATAATCGCTTTGTATTTGCCATTTTCGGTTTTGTATACCACATCGGGGAAATCGTGACGGACAATGGGTTTGTTGGTGGGTATTTCAATCACATCGAGGTTGTAAATCTCGCGGAACTCACCCTCCTCCGTCATGGCAGTACCTGTCATACCCGAAAGTTTGCTGTACATACGGAAGTAATTTTGGAAGGTGATGGTCGCAAGCGTCTGCGACTCTTTTTCTACCTTAACGCCCTCTTTTGCCTCAATTGCCTGATGAAGCCCCTCGTTGTAACGGCGCCCAATCATCAAACGGCCGGTAAATTCATCAACGATGAGAACTTCGCCGTCTTTTACCACGTAGTCGATATCGCGGTGCATAATACCGTTTGCGCGAATTGCTTGGTTGATATGATGCAGCAGGGTGTTGTTATCGGGGTCGTTAAGGTTTTCAATGTTAAATGCCTTTTCGGCTTTTTTTACACCACGGGGGGTAAGGGTTGCGGTTTTTGCCTTTTCATCCACAATAAAGTCGGCATCCACGTCGTCGTGGTCTTCTTTGGCATCCAACTCTTTTACCTTTACCATATGCAGGGTTTTAGCGAACTTGTCGGCAAGCCCGTAAAGCTCGGTAGATTTGTCGCCGGGGCCCGAAATGATGAGCGGGGTTCTCGCCTCATCAATCAAGATGGAGTCCACCTCATCGACGATGGCAAAGTTATGGCCGCGCTGTACCTGGCGGTCTTTGTAAACCACCATGTTGTCGCGCAGGTAGTCGAAGCCAAATTCGTTGTTGGTACCGTAAGTAATGTCGCAATTGTATGCCGCTTTGCGGTCGTCAGGGTCGATATCGTGCACGATAAGCCCGACCGAAAGCCCAAGGAAGCGGTGCAGCTTGCCCATCCACTCAGAGTCACGTTTTGCAAGGTAATCGTTGACGGTGACAATGTGCACGCCTTTGCCGGTAAGTGCGTTGAGGTAAGACGGCAGGGTTGCAACGAGGGTTTTACCCTCACCGGTTTTCATCTCGGCAATTCTGCCTTGGTGCAGTACAATGCCGCCGATGACCTGTACAGGGAACGGGCGCATACCCAAAACACGGTCGGATGCTTCGCGGCATACCGCAAAAGCATCCGGCAATATATCGTCAAGCGTTTTGCCATTGGCAAGCTCTTGTTTCAGTTTTGGTGTCATCGCTTTGAGCTCCTCATCGCTCATTGCGCGGTATTTCTCCTCCAGTGCCAACACCTTATCCATTACTGGGGTGATGTTTTTGAGTTCACGTTGGGAGTAAGTACCGAATAGTTTATCGAATAATCCCATGGAACAGTCTCCTCTCGTAGTTCCTATATTTTAACAAAATTGGTTTTACTGCCAGTTACATACAACTTCTATTTTACAAGCCGCGAACCCGCATGTCAAACACATTTATACTAAGATTGTATTAAGAAACTCTAAACATTTAAAATTATAGTCGATACGCCTTTTTGCTATACCAAAATGCAGCAGAAGTTGTAGTGAAATGTTGAATTTTTGAGTAATTAAGTTAATAATGCATGAATTATCCAGATGTAAACTGGAATTTGTAAGCAAACCATGCTACTATAAAAATACAACAAGTTACTTGTATAGAAAATAATGTTAAAAATTGTTGGTTATGAGATGATAATATATTTAATGAGAAAGGGATGCGCTTATGAAAAGTTGGAAAAGTATTCAGAGCTATTTTCAAAAGCAGTATCCCTTCTTATTAGCGGTGGTTATCATGTTAAACATGCTTATCATGCGTTCCCTGCGGTTTCCTCAGCACATGGAGCTTGAATTTGAAAAGCAGTTATCG encodes:
- the secA gene encoding preprotein translocase subunit SecA encodes the protein MGLFDKLFGTYSQRELKNITPVMDKVLALEEKYRAMSDEELKAMTPKLKQELANGKTLDDILPDAFAVCREASDRVLGMRPFPVQVIGGIVLHQGRIAEMKTGEGKTLVATLPSYLNALTGKGVHIVTVNDYLAKRDSEWMGKLHRFLGLSVGLIVHDIDPDDRKAAYNCDITYGTNNEFGFDYLRDNMVVYKDRQVQRGHNFAIVDEVDSILIDEARTPLIISGPGDKSTELYGLADKFAKTLHMVKVKELDAKEDHDDVDADFIVDEKAKTATLTPRGVKKAEKAFNIENLNDPDNNTLLHHINQAIRANGIMHRDIDYVVKDGEVLIVDEFTGRLMIGRRYNEGLHQAIEAKEGVKVEKESQTLATITFQNYFRMYSKLSGMTGTAMTEEGEFREIYNLDVIEIPTNKPIVRHDFPDVVYKTENGKYKAIIDQIAACHEKQQPVLVGTISIERSELLSSMLKKRGIKHEVLNAKYHEKEAEIVAQAGKPGAVTIATNMAGRGTDIMLGGNAEFMAKYEMRRQGYSEDMIHEATSYGDTEDEEVLTARRLFQELNAKYKDEIAPEAQNAKDAGGLFIIGTERHESRRIDNQLRGRSGRQGDPGDTRFFISLEDDLMRLFGGERIQNMMDTLGVDEDTPIENRILSSSIENAQAKVEGRNFGIRKNVLQFDDVMNKQREIIYGQRCKVLDGENIRDYIQKMISDSIDSAMVQYLGNSDIREEWNIDGLRYHFLGWILDEGDLKYDMKTLENTPKDEIRAFIQKKADDKYAAREAQFGEELTRELERVILLKNVDRHWIDHIDAMDDLRKGIYLRSYAQKDPVVEYRIEGFDMFDQMIESIRENTVKMMMTVQIRNETEPEREQVAKPSYTAGGDGSVKQQPVHKSAAEKVGRNDPCPCGSGKKYKKCCGQ